Proteins from a single region of Argiope bruennichi chromosome 6, qqArgBrue1.1, whole genome shotgun sequence:
- the LOC129972130 gene encoding protein obstructor-E-like isoform X1, translating into MDAKAALLAIVLLLSVTYISFADKGKDHDDDDDPKDDDSDDDGGMPNYCPEDDGMFPNPTDCATYYNCVDGTAIAMSCAPGLLFDAEKKMCNFADRVKCKNQCRGPNGMFPSQHRCDEFVLCTNNKPKVKRCKKGLYFDPNLQVCNYKDQVLCSLPGGGKKGNKTDTGKDKGKDNNKGGKGDMEDIKMRKALALASVRSVCPKARGLFAHADSCHKFYQCYDGEVLVKSCPEGLLFDEEKSSCAYAKEVECGDRQVFSPKYPAYDDI; encoded by the exons ATCACGATGATGATGACGATCCCAAGGACGACGACAGCGACGACGACGGTGGCATGCCCAACTACTGTCCAGAAGATGATGGGATGTTCCCCAATCCGACGGACTGCGCCACTTACTACAACTGCGTCGACGGAACAGCCATAGCCATGAGCTGCGCCCCGGGACTGCTTTTTGATGCAGAGAAAAAGATGTGTAATTTCGCCGATCGAGTCAAGTGCAAAA ATCAATGCCGAGGCCCCAACGGAATGTTCCCCAGCCAACACCGCTGCGACGAATTCGTCCTCTGCACGAATAATAAGCCTAAAGTGAAGCGCTGCAAAAAGGGGCTCTATTTCGATCCCAATCTGCAGGTGTGCAACTACAAGGACCAAGTACTCTGCAGTTTGC CTGGTGGCGGCAAGAAGGGCAACAAGACTGACACAGGTAAAGACAAAGGGAAGGACAATAACAAGGGGGGCAAGGGGGATATGGAAGACATCAAAATGCGTAAGGCACTCGCCCTGGCCAGTGTCCGGTCCGTTTGTCCGAAGGCGCGCGGACTCTTCGCCCACGCGGATTCTTGCCACAAATTCTATCAGTGTTATGACGGAGAAGTACTGGTCAAGTCGTGCCCTGAAGGACTGCTGTTCGATGAGGAAAAGAGTTCTTGTGCGTATGCGAAAGAAGTGGAATGCGGTGACAGGCAGGTGTTTTCTCCCAAATATCCCGCTTACGATGACATTTGA
- the LOC129972130 gene encoding chondroitin proteoglycan 2-like isoform X2, with translation MPNYCPEDDGMFPNPTDCATYYNCVDGTAIAMSCAPGLLFDAEKKMCNFADRVKCKNQCRGPNGMFPSQHRCDEFVLCTNNKPKVKRCKKGLYFDPNLQVCNYKDQVLCSLPGGGKKGNKTDTGKDKGKDNNKGGKGDMEDIKMRKALALASVRSVCPKARGLFAHADSCHKFYQCYDGEVLVKSCPEGLLFDEEKSSCAYAKEVECGDRQVFSPKYPAYDDI, from the exons ATGCCCAACTACTGTCCAGAAGATGATGGGATGTTCCCCAATCCGACGGACTGCGCCACTTACTACAACTGCGTCGACGGAACAGCCATAGCCATGAGCTGCGCCCCGGGACTGCTTTTTGATGCAGAGAAAAAGATGTGTAATTTCGCCGATCGAGTCAAGTGCAAAA ATCAATGCCGAGGCCCCAACGGAATGTTCCCCAGCCAACACCGCTGCGACGAATTCGTCCTCTGCACGAATAATAAGCCTAAAGTGAAGCGCTGCAAAAAGGGGCTCTATTTCGATCCCAATCTGCAGGTGTGCAACTACAAGGACCAAGTACTCTGCAGTTTGC CTGGTGGCGGCAAGAAGGGCAACAAGACTGACACAGGTAAAGACAAAGGGAAGGACAATAACAAGGGGGGCAAGGGGGATATGGAAGACATCAAAATGCGTAAGGCACTCGCCCTGGCCAGTGTCCGGTCCGTTTGTCCGAAGGCGCGCGGACTCTTCGCCCACGCGGATTCTTGCCACAAATTCTATCAGTGTTATGACGGAGAAGTACTGGTCAAGTCGTGCCCTGAAGGACTGCTGTTCGATGAGGAAAAGAGTTCTTGTGCGTATGCGAAAGAAGTGGAATGCGGTGACAGGCAGGTGTTTTCTCCCAAATATCCCGCTTACGATGACATTTGA